The following proteins are co-located in the Dyadobacter chenwenxiniae genome:
- a CDS encoding hemolysin family protein: MSMLFLGLTVVFFILAGYYGAVRSVLLDVSIDRYSLRHEKSEEVYQTLYWRRILRMIRLLTVALGCFWAIAAFYPVLLVDLGVHEGALVAGMFAVLIVVWMASYSSWVKIGRAFPEALDLSAFPVRVAEWVITPLYWVVEPFVKENILSPSLRDDAASADDPDFDDHSIEERMFINALDFKDLRIRDCMIPRTEISAVNVNASIEDLRTAFLTSGHSKIIVHRESVDEVLGYCHALSLFKKPKEISNIITPILIVPEAMPASDLMLRFLEERRSLALVVDEFGGTSGLVSVEDVVEQIFGEIQDEYDSTEDWTERKLDDDSYILSARHELDYLNEKYGWELPEGDYDTLAGMVIDYFGDLPEVNETVSIPPYAFQVVSMQDTRIELVRLTIEEREKKSEKS; this comes from the coding sequence ATGAGCATGCTATTTCTGGGTTTGACGGTCGTTTTCTTTATCCTTGCAGGTTATTATGGGGCTGTGCGCTCTGTTTTGCTGGATGTTTCCATAGACCGTTATTCCTTGCGCCACGAAAAATCCGAGGAAGTTTATCAAACATTATACTGGCGCAGGATCCTTCGTATGATCCGCTTGCTAACCGTTGCATTAGGCTGTTTTTGGGCGATAGCAGCGTTTTATCCGGTCCTTTTGGTGGATCTGGGCGTTCATGAAGGCGCATTGGTAGCCGGTATGTTTGCCGTTTTAATCGTGGTCTGGATGGCGAGTTATTCCAGCTGGGTGAAAATCGGGCGTGCTTTTCCGGAGGCACTGGACCTTTCCGCATTCCCCGTTCGCGTCGCAGAATGGGTCATTACGCCGTTATATTGGGTTGTTGAGCCATTTGTAAAAGAAAATATTCTATCGCCTTCGCTGCGCGATGATGCGGCCTCTGCGGACGATCCCGACTTTGATGACCACAGCATTGAGGAAAGAATGTTTATCAATGCGTTGGATTTCAAAGATTTGCGTATCAGGGATTGTATGATTCCCCGAACGGAAATTTCGGCGGTGAATGTGAATGCAAGCATTGAGGACTTGCGGACGGCATTCCTGACGAGCGGCCATTCCAAAATCATCGTGCACCGCGAGTCGGTTGATGAGGTTTTGGGTTATTGTCATGCATTATCCCTTTTCAAAAAGCCAAAAGAGATCAGTAACATTATCACGCCGATCCTGATCGTGCCGGAAGCAATGCCTGCAAGTGATCTTATGCTCCGCTTTTTAGAGGAAAGAAGAAGTCTGGCATTGGTTGTGGATGAGTTTGGAGGAACGTCGGGACTGGTAAGTGTGGAAGACGTCGTAGAACAAATTTTTGGTGAAATTCAGGATGAATATGACTCCACCGAAGACTGGACGGAGCGTAAACTGGACGATGATAGTTACATTCTGAGCGCCCGGCATGAGCTGGATTATTTAAACGAAAAATACGGATGGGAGCTTCCGGAAGGCGATTATGATACATTAGCCGGGATGGTGATCGACTATTTTGGCGACTTGCCGGAAGTGAATGAAACGGTGAGCATTCCGCCTTACGCATTCCAGGTCGTTTCTATGCAGGACACGCGCATTGAACTCGTCAGATTAACCATTGAAGAAAGAGAGAAGAAAAGCGAAAAAAGTTAA